The sequence CGGCGGTCGCGTGGTCGAGGCCGGTGAAAGCCTCACAGGGGCCTATCTGAGCGGGAAACGGTCCATCCGGATTCCCAAGACCCGCCGCAAGGGTACCGGAAAGGCCATCACGCTCACCGGCGCCCGTGGGCACAACCTGAAGGGTGATCCCCTGTCCATTCCGCTCGGGACGCTCACGTGCGTTACCGGCGTATCGGGCAGCGGGAAGTCGTCGCTCATCAACCAGACCCTCTACCCCATCCTGGCCGCCCATTTCCACGGGGCCAAGACCGTTCCGCTCAAGTACGACAGCGTGGACGGCATGAAGCACGTGGACAAGGTCATCGACATCGACCAGAGTCCCATCGGCCGGACGCCGCGCTCGAATCCGGCCACCTACACGGGCCTGTTCGGGCACATCCGGGATCTGTTCACGCAGTTGCCTGAATCGCAGATCCGGGGATACAAGGCGGGTCGCTTCTCCTTCAACGTGAAAGGGGGACGATGCGAAACGTGCAAGGGCGCCGGCATCGTGAAGCTGGAAATGAACTTCCTGCCGGACGTGTATGTGGTGTGTGAGACGTGCGATGCGCGGCGCTACAACGCCGAAACGCTCGAAGTGAAGTACAAGGGCAAGTCCATTGCCGAAGTGCTGGCCCTCACCGTCGAGGATGCCCTGGCGTTCTTCGAGCACGTCCCGCGGATTGCCCGGAAGCTGCGCACGTTGCACTCGGTGGGACTGGGGTACATCCGGCTGGGTCAGCAGGCCACCACGCTGTCGGGCGGCGAGGCCCAGCGCGTCAAACTGGCCAAGGAGCTGTCCCGTCCGGGTACCGGGTCCACCCTCTACATCCTGGACGAGCCCACGACCGGCCTGCATTTCGAGGACATCCGGCACTTGCTGGTGGTGTTGCAGGCGCTGGTCACCAAAGGAAATACGGTTGTGGTCATTGAGCACAACATGGACGTCATCAAGGTCGCCGATCACGTCATCGACCTCGGGCCCGACGGGGGGCGCGGCGGCGGCCGGATCCTGTTCTCAGGGACGCCGGAGGACCTGGCCGGCATGGACACACCCACCGGAATCTGGCTCCGGGCCGAACTCGAGCGGTTCACGGACGACACGGACGAGGAGGACGAGGTCCTGGACCTGGACGCGCTCGCGTCGGATGACGACGATGACGACGAACCCGAAACCGATGCTGAAACGGAAGAGCCCGAATGAGCTTCATACCTGAATACAACAAGCCCGATGCGCCCGGAATAGCCATGAACTTCGACAACACCGTGTCGCTGTATCACATGGTGGAACCGGAAGACACGTTCGAGGACGCCGCCGGAGCGGTGTTCAGCCTTATCAAGACCGCCCAGGAGCAATACCCGGACTGGCCGCGCATCCTGTATGTGGACATCCTGGGCCACAAAGGTGAGCGCTCGGGGTTCGATGAGGACTTCTTTGAGTTCCAGCAGGAATTCTGGTTTTCGACCATGGCCCATTTCGTGACCGCGTTCGAGACGCCCTTGCTGGGCGGGCTCGTGAACCCCAATCCGCAGCAGAATGACCTGCCCGACCAGTTGGTCCTGAAGGGCCCCTGACCCGCTCACCAAAGCCACCCCACCCGCCATGAAAAACCTCCGTATGCACACCCGCCCCGGCACCGGGCTTTGCGCCCTCATCCTTGCCGGCCTCCTTGCGCTCAGTGGCCTGACTTCTCCGTCTGCCGCGCAGCACGATCCGGCCGGATCACGCACATTCCCCGGCGTGTTGCCCATGAAGGATCAGGCGGCCGCCATCGACCGCATGCTCGAAGAGCGCATGGAAACAGTCATTCCCATGATCATGCGCCGGGCTGGCGTGGACGTCTGGATCGTGGCCGCGCGCGAATACAACGAGGACCCGGTCATCCGGTCCATGCTGCCGGCAACGTGGATTGCGGCGCGGAGGCGGACCGTTCTGATGTTCCATGATGCGGGTCCCGACGCGCCCATACAGAGGCTGGCCGTGGCACGCTATGACATCGGCACCCTGTTCAAGGGCAGCTGGGACCCCGAGACACAGCCGGACCAGTGGGCCCGCGTGGCGGATCTTGTCCGGGAATGGAATCCCCGCGTTATCGGGGTGAACCGGTCGGAAACCTTCGGCCTGGCCGACGGGATCACCGCATCGGAATACGATGCGCTCCTGGCGGCCCTGGGCCCGGACCTGGCGCCTCGCGTTCGGGGCGCCGAAGAACTGGCCGTCGGATGGCTCGAAACCCGGACGCCGTCGGAAATGGCGGCGTATCCCACCATCATGCGCATGGCCCGGTCCATTCTTTCGGAAGGCCTGTCGGAAGTGGCCATTACACCGGGGGTCACGACTACCGAGGACGTGGAGTGGTGGTACCGGGATCGCATAAGGGAATTGGGACTCGTGACGTGGTTCCATCCGTCGGTGGACGTGCAGCGGGCGGGATCGAACGAACGGGACAACGATTTCTCCGCCCGGGAAGGGGTCGACGTCATCCTGCCCGGCGACCTGGTTCATGTGGACTTCGGCATCACCTACCTGCGCCTGAATACCGACACGCAGATGCTGGCGTACGTCCTTCGGCCGGGTGAAACCGCGCCGCCCGACGGTCTGGTGCGTGGGCTCGCCGTCGGCAATCGCCTGCAGGACATCCTGACGGACGAATTCGTCGCTGGCCGCAGCGGGAACGACATCCTGCGCCGGGCGCTCGACCAGGCCGCCCGGGAGGGCATAGAGGCCACCATCTATACGCATCCCATAGGCTTCCAGGGGCACGGCGCGGGCCCGACCATCGGCCTGTGGGACATGCAGGGCGGCGTACCGGGCAAAGGGGACTATCCCTTGTATCCGAACACGGCGCACTCCATTGAACTCAATGCGGCCGTCGCCATCCCCGAATGGGATGGCAAGACGGTCCGCATCATGTTGGAGGAAGACGCCTTCTTCGACGGGGAACACGTGTGGTACATCGATCCCCGTCAGACGGAACTGTTGCTTATTCCACGCTGAGTGACTCGACGTGTACGTTCAGGCCGTGATTCAGGCGCAGGCCGACAACGCCTTGCGTCGGAAGTGCCGCGTCGGTCGATACGTGTACATCCTGTCCGTTTACCTGGAAATGGGTCATGCCGTCCATGACCATTACGGTCAGGGTATTCTCGGCCGTTCCTTCGGTGGCGTCGGTGTAGGGTACGATGGCATCGTGGGCGGTCCAGTCCACCACGGTCTCCGTTTCCGATCCGCGGCGCACCTTGATTATGAACTCACCGGTCCGGCGGATGAGGAAATACAGGTATTCCTGGTCCGGTCCCTGCAGGTCGCTGCCGCCAAGAAACAGTCCGTATCCTTCACGGCGCTCGCCGGGATCGAACAGATGGATCTTGGTGGATGCCGTGTAGGCGCCGGTGGCCGTGAGTTCCGGGTGCCACAGGATGCCGCGCGGTCGGCGCATGGTGATGTGCCAGCCCGGCGTCATGTTCACGAAGTAGATGTCCTGGGCCTCGGCATCCTCGGCGTTGGCGCCGACCGTCGGCATGGAGTCGTCATCGGCGCGCACCAGCCATCCCGTCGGGACCGCCAGGTTCTCGCCCTGGGACAGGAACGAAGCGGCCGTGCTGTCGCCCGCGGTCATACCGGTGGCTTCGGATTCAGTCGGTTCGGTCTGCTCGGGTGATTCGCCGCCGCACGCGCCCAGGATGAGGGCCAGCAGCAGGATAGGGAGGACGTTTTTCATGGGTATTTGAGTACTGGTTCTGGGGTATGGAAAGTGGCCGGTCAGACGCCGGACAGCTCGTCAAAGATCATCTTGATGGTGCGTGCAACGCCATCCGGACGGTCGGGGTGGTAGAATTGTTCGAAGCCCGGCAATCGGTCGACGGCCAGGTCCTCGGCGGTCTTGCCGTCGCGGATCCCGGCCTGGACGTGGTCACGGACACCGCCCAGGAAATCGCGGAAGACCAAGAGGTCGTCGCGCGTACCCGTGATCCCGGCATCGGGGTTGCCGTGCCCGTAGATGAAGACGGTATCCCGGGTGTGGTCATCATGGACCCGTTGCAGCACATCCATCCAACCAGCGGAATCGGCACCGCCGGCCACATCCACGAAGCACGGCATCCGGTTGAACACGAGGTCGCCCATGTGCACGACATCGGCCCGCACGAAATGGATGACCGCATCGCCCCCGGTATGGGCCGGGCCGTACCAGGACAGCCGGAGTGTCTCATCGCCAAGATCCTCTTCCCAGACTTCGCCGAACGTCCGGTCGGGTATCATGGCGTCATCCATCGTGCCACGGCTGCGCATGAGATCAGGCACATTCCGGTGGGCCAACACCCGGTCCGCATGCGGACGGAGCGTGGCATTCCCCCCGGTGTGGTCACCATGGTGATGCGAATTGATGAGGAGGTCAATACGCCGGTCCGATCGTTCGGCAAGGCCCTGCACCAGCATTTCCGCGGTGTCGGGATACTGCGAATCCACCACCACGAGAGCATCCGGGCGGACCAGCCATCCGATGGTGCCCCCTCGCTGTTCAAACGTGCCCACGCCGCGGCGAATGGGGGTGAAATTGCGTCGCGTGCTCATTCCGGCCGCCCGGTGGAACGGTGACAGGACGCCACCCGCCACGAACGCCCCGGCCGAGGCCAGCGCGGATGTTTTCAGGAAAACGCGGCGTGATTGCATGGACAACTCCGGGTTCATGGAAAGGGACAAACAGGCGCGAACAGGCTCGAAGAACGGGACGACAATCCCATAATACGCCCTTATGGTGCGCATGTGCCGGAACCGGGAGCCGTTTCGTTGTTATGGCACGGTATGATGAGAAACACAATCCCTTTCCAGACGGCCGTACTGGTGGTCGCGTTCCTGTTCGGCCCACCGGCGGCGGCCCAGGCCCCCGGGGCCATTGCAGATCAATTGAACGAACTGGCCGACCGGGCCCGGATACCAGGTATGTCGTTGGCCTACATGGAGAACGGCGAGGTCGCCTGGACCCATGTCGTGGGGGTCCGAAGCGCCGTTACCGCTCCGAAGGTGACGCCGGAAACCGTGTTTGAGGCCGCATCGCTCAGCAAGCCCGTCGTCGCATGGGTCGTGCACAGGCTGGCGGCGGACGGCGCGTTCGACCTGGACCGCCCCCTGGCCGAGTATCTGGCCTATGATAGGTCCGGCACCGACCCCCGGTTGTTCGACATCACGGCCCGAACGGTCCTTCGGCACGCATCCGGATTTCCGAACTGGCGGCCAGCCGGCGGAGATCTGGCCATCCTGACCGACCCCGGGCTGCAGTTCAGCTATTCCGGAGAAGGATTCGTGTTTCTGCAGCAGGCTGTGGAAAAAGCCACCTCGTCCAATCTGCACGCCCTCGCGCAGCAGCTGGTCTTCCGGCCGCTGGGCATGACATCCAGCAGCTTCGTATGGCGCGACACGTACACGCCGGTGCTTGCCGTCGGGCACGATCGGGAAGGCGTCGCCCTCAACAAGTTCACCCCGGAGGTCGCCAACGCTGCCTTCAGTCTGCATACGACAGCGGCGGATTACGCCCGGTTCATGATTGCCCTGGCCACTGGAGAAGGGTTGCCCGAGGATGCAGTCACCGCGCTTACCCAGCCCTCCATTTCAGCAGAAGACGGCATTTACTGGAGTGAAGGGGTGGGGCTGGAACCCACGCCGGCCGGACAGGCGCTCTGGCACTGGGGAGACAATGCCGGTTACAAGGCCTTTGCCTGGGTGGCACCGGGCGCCACGTCGGGCTTCGTCCTCTTCACAAACAGTGACAACGGCATGCTCATCCTGGAAGAGGTCTACGATCTCCTGATCGACGGGCCGGGTACGGCTGTGGCCTGGCTCAACTACGAATCGGTGGACGATCCCGTGTATATCCTGGGTCGGAACCTTATGGATGTTCTCGCTGCCGACGGACTGGAAGCCGCCCTCTCGCGCTACCACGATGCGCGCGGCCAGATGCCTCCGGGCGCGTATGTGGAAGATGCCCTCAACACATTGGGGTACAATCTGTTGCGGAGTGGACGAGTAGACGAGGCCATTGCCTTCTTCGAGCTCAATACGACCGAGTATCCCGACAGCTACAATGTGTTCGATTCGCTGGGGGAAGCCTACTACGTCAAGGGTGACTTCGAGACGGCGCTCACCCACTACCGGAAGAGCGTCCTCATGAATCCGTCGAACGAGGGCGGAAAGGTCATGATTTCAACGATCCAGGAGCGGCTGGCCGGGAATTGATCCGGACGACGGGAATGTGCATGTTTGGTGAAGACCAGCTATACTCCGGGTGCTGGTTTCATTACTCGTGCCCACGTCATGATGCACTCGCACACCACGCGTCCGACCTTCAGGATCCGCCTCCTTCTGCTCATCGGACTTCTGCTCTGCGTGTCATCCACCCGGACAGCCAGCGGGACGGACGCCGCGATCTCACTTGAGGCTGCACCGCTCACGTACTTCACGGGTGTGGAGTTCGTAATCGTCGTCACCATCGACAATACGTCGACTTTTGGTGGCGGCCCTCTCAATACGACCAACATGCGTACGTTGCTGACCATCCCGAATGGGGTCAGCTATCTCCGCGTATCGGGTGACGAACAGGTATCGTGCGTTCAAACGGGAACAACAATTGACTGCAACTACGCGAGTTTCTCCGCAGGTGCGGTCCGCATGTTCAATGTGCATCTTCAAGGAGATGCCGTGGGCACCTATGAGTTTCCCGCGACGCTGTCGCATGATCAATTCGACCCCAACTCGGGCAATAATACGTCGCAAGTGGTGATTCAGATAACGGAGGCCCCAGAGCCCGGCCTGTCGCTCGTGAAATCCGTAAGTGACAGTGAAATCACGCAAGACAACATGACAACGTTTACGCTCACGGTGTCGAACCCGGGAACGAGTGCCATAAGCGATGTTCAGGTACAGGATGGTCTGCCCGCGGGTCTTGATTTCGTGGAGTTCCTGTTCGGCGCAACGAATGACTGCGTACACAGTCTCGGAGTGGTGACCTGCACGACGCCGACGATCGGTCCCGGCGAATCGTTCATCTGGGAGTTTCGCGTACGTGCGACCGGCGCCGGTGAAATCACGAATACGGCACAGGCCACCAGCGCTGAAATTCCGGGTCCCGTAACCGACTCCGCAGTCGTGACCGTGAAGACCGTCGCAGACGTCTCGGTCAGCAAGGTCATGGCCGCGCCCACCATTCTAGAAAATGGTGCCCAGATCTTCACCATCACCGTCACGAATAACGGTCCGCAGGAAGCAAGGAACGTAGTGGCAACCGACGAGCTTCCAGTCGACCCCGCCAACGGGTTTCCGATATTCAATGATGCCGTACTTACGGGCGACTGCAGTGGCCAGCAACTCGTCAGGTGCAACGCGGGGACATTGGCACCCGGGCAGACCAAGACATTCGTGATTGGCGCTTCGGTCAATGGTTCGGAGCTTTTCGGAGACGACCCGTTGTTGCGAGCGCAGGCCGTTGAATACACGAACACGGCGACGGTGACATCGGATACCGAGGACCCGGCCATGACCAACAACGAATCGAGTGTCACGGGTGCGGTCATCAAGTTACCGGGATCCGGTGCCAATACGCCCGGCAGCGAATCGGTATCGGATCCGGTGAACACGTTCAATGGCGAACTTCACGATCGCTTCGAGCCCGATCTGCACTTGAACGGGCCCACGCCACTCAGCTTTGTTCGATACTATGGTGCGTTCATGGATGCGACGGGACTTGTCGAAAGCGGACTTGGGCCCAACTGGAGCCACTCGTGGGCGTGGCGTCTGGTCGCCGGCCCGGATGTAGGGGATGATTTTGTGCAAGTCGTCAGCCCCGAGGGACGCCTCTTCGCCTTCCGCGATACAAGCGCGACGGGCACCGGCATCCTTACCCAGGTCACCGCCCTCGACGCCCCCATGCAGCTCCGTGTCGAGGGCAGCAGCTATCTTTTTGCCGATCCCCGCTCGGGCGTCGTGCGCACGTTCGACGCCGAGGGCCGTTTCACACGACTCAGAACCCGGAGCGGGCACGTTGTGTCGCTCTCCTGGTCGGGCCAGGAACTCCAGGCGATTGACGATGGGGCGGGCCGCGTGCTTGAATTCAATTGGGCGGCAGGACGGATGGCCTCCGTCTCTGGAGGCACCCGGACGGTCAGCTTCACCTACGATGGCAACGGGTGGCTTTCCGGGGTAGTGCACGCCGACGGAACGATGTCCACCATGGAGTACGCCGCCGGTAGAAGCGCGCCCTTGATGACGGCCCTTGTCGGGCCCGATGGTCACGCCCGCTTCATGCAGGAGTTTGATGAGCGCGGCCGCGTCACGCGACAGACCGACGCCCTGGGTGGCGTGACATCGCTCAGCTATACCAGCGAGAACGTCACGACCGTCACAAACCCGGCTGGTGAGGTTGAGATCTACACGTACAACGAAAACGGCTCCCTCGGCAGTGTCCAGGATGCCTTCGGGACCGTCGAATTCGGCTATGACGCAACCGGGCGCCGCACGAGCGTCACCGATCGCCTCGGCAGTGAGACCCGCATTGAGTACCATACCGAAAGTGGACTGCCGACACGGTTTATAAACGCCGACGGCACCGCGGCGACCGCAGCATATACACCCCGGATGGACGAGGACGATTTCATGGTATACGACCTGTCGTCCCGCACAGCACCCGGAGGGACGCAGGTCGATTATGTTGTGGACAGCAACGGCAATCGCGTCTCCAAAACCAGCCCGACGGGCCAGACGCGTACCTTCTCGCACAATGCGTTCGGTCAGGTGACAAGCATGTCTGTGCCCGGGAAGGGAACCACCACCTTTACCTATGACAGCAGCGGCCTGCTTACGACAACTGTTGGCCCTGACGGGAAGGCAACGACGTACACGTGGGACAATGACGGCCGTCTGACGGGCTTTTCAAACGCCGCAGGGGAAACCCGTTCCTATGCGTACGATGAAATGGACCGCCTCATCAGGACCACTTTTGAAGACGGTACGTCGCGTTCCTATACCTGGGACGCCGTCGGACGGCTTACATCCATCACCAATGAGGCCGGGCGTACGAGTACGCTTACCTACGATGACCAGGATCAGTTGACGAGTCAGACCGACTATGCGGGAAACACGGTCGTCTTCACCTATGACGTCGTCGGACGCATGACGTCGCGCACCGACCGAACGGACCGTACTACGACGTGGACGTACGATGCTCAGGGCAACATCCTCTCGGAAACGACACCCGGCGGTGATGTGACCATGTATTCCTGGAATGCAGAGGGGATTTTGACAGGGATGAACGATCCGGAGGGAGGCAGCGTCAGCGTGACGACCGATGCCATGGGCCGTATTACCGGGATTCAGAATTCGGACGGTGCGGAGACGTCCATGATGCTCAACGCGCGTGGGCTGGCCACGCAGATTACGGGTCCGGACGGCACGTCGGCACAGCTTACGCACGATGCCGCGGGACGTACAGTGTCGTACTCCCACCCTGGAGGCAGCGCGTCATACAGCCACAATGCCACCGGTGAGCCTGTATCGGTGACGACGCCACTGGGCGATGCCTATTCGTTCACTACGGATGCGCGCGGCCGCGTTACGTCCTTCACGAACCCGCTCGGGCAGACGCGTTCCTTTGCATTCGATGATGCGGGTCGTGCCACGGAAGCGACCATGCCGGATGGTACCCGGATTGCATATGGATACGATGCGCGGGGTCGACTGGTCAGTCTGGCGTCCGGAAATGCACAGCATACCTATACCTACGACGTGACCGGGCGACTCCTCACCACGGAGGGATTGACGCTTGCTCGGGATGCCAATGGTCGTATTACGGCATCGAATAGCCTTGCCGTCGAGCGCGATGCAGAAGGTCGTATTCTTCGGCTGACATTGCCGGCAGGCGACGTTGAATACGGCTACAATGCGAATGGTCGCGTTGCGAATGTCACCGACTGGGCCGGTCGGGTTACCACGTTTGAGTATGATGCCACCGGCAGGATGACCCGTATTTCCAGGCCCAACGGAGTCCGCACTGGGCATGTGTATTCCAATGGTGGTCACCTCACGGAGCTTTGGCATACCCGGGAATCCAACGAGGTCGTAGCTGGCGTAGAGGTAACCCGGAGCGCTGCCGGACTGCCCCTGGAAGCGGAATATCAAGCCATGTTGGCACCCGAACTCACGCCGGGCTCTGTATCCCGGACGCACAACGCAGCGTTCCAGATAGAGGACTTCACGTTCGACGCCCAGGGCCGTCGCACGGCCGACGATTTGCGTTCATACGACTGGGACGGACTCTCGCGCCT comes from Rhodothermales bacterium and encodes:
- a CDS encoding M24 family metallopeptidase, whose amino-acid sequence is MKNLRMHTRPGTGLCALILAGLLALSGLTSPSAAQHDPAGSRTFPGVLPMKDQAAAIDRMLEERMETVIPMIMRRAGVDVWIVAAREYNEDPVIRSMLPATWIAARRRTVLMFHDAGPDAPIQRLAVARYDIGTLFKGSWDPETQPDQWARVADLVREWNPRVIGVNRSETFGLADGITASEYDALLAALGPDLAPRVRGAEELAVGWLETRTPSEMAAYPTIMRMARSILSEGLSEVAITPGVTTTEDVEWWYRDRIRELGLVTWFHPSVDVQRAGSNERDNDFSAREGVDVILPGDLVHVDFGITYLRLNTDTQMLAYVLRPGETAPPDGLVRGLAVGNRLQDILTDEFVAGRSGNDILRRALDQAAREGIEATIYTHPIGFQGHGAGPTIGLWDMQGGVPGKGDYPLYPNTAHSIELNAAVAIPEWDGKTVRIMLEEDAFFDGEHVWYIDPRQTELLLIPR
- a CDS encoding MBL fold metallo-hydrolase, whose protein sequence is MRTIRAYYGIVVPFFEPVRACLSLSMNPELSMQSRRVFLKTSALASAGAFVAGGVLSPFHRAAGMSTRRNFTPIRRGVGTFEQRGGTIGWLVRPDALVVVDSQYPDTAEMLVQGLAERSDRRIDLLINSHHHGDHTGGNATLRPHADRVLAHRNVPDLMRSRGTMDDAMIPDRTFGEVWEEDLGDETLRLSWYGPAHTGGDAVIHFVRADVVHMGDLVFNRMPCFVDVAGGADSAGWMDVLQRVHDDHTRDTVFIYGHGNPDAGITGTRDDLLVFRDFLGGVRDHVQAGIRDGKTAEDLAVDRLPGFEQFYHPDRPDGVARTIKMIFDELSGV
- a CDS encoding serine hydrolase; translated protein: MMRNTIPFQTAVLVVAFLFGPPAAAQAPGAIADQLNELADRARIPGMSLAYMENGEVAWTHVVGVRSAVTAPKVTPETVFEAASLSKPVVAWVVHRLAADGAFDLDRPLAEYLAYDRSGTDPRLFDITARTVLRHASGFPNWRPAGGDLAILTDPGLQFSYSGEGFVFLQQAVEKATSSNLHALAQQLVFRPLGMTSSSFVWRDTYTPVLAVGHDREGVALNKFTPEVANAAFSLHTTAADYARFMIALATGEGLPEDAVTALTQPSISAEDGIYWSEGVGLEPTPAGQALWHWGDNAGYKAFAWVAPGATSGFVLFTNSDNGMLILEEVYDLLIDGPGTAVAWLNYESVDDPVYILGRNLMDVLAADGLEAALSRYHDARGQMPPGAYVEDALNTLGYNLLRSGRVDEAIAFFELNTTEYPDSYNVFDSLGEAYYVKGDFETALTHYRKSVLMNPSNEGGKVMISTIQERLAGN
- a CDS encoding RHS repeat-associated core domain-containing protein, which produces MMHSHTTRPTFRIRLLLLIGLLLCVSSTRTASGTDAAISLEAAPLTYFTGVEFVIVVTIDNTSTFGGGPLNTTNMRTLLTIPNGVSYLRVSGDEQVSCVQTGTTIDCNYASFSAGAVRMFNVHLQGDAVGTYEFPATLSHDQFDPNSGNNTSQVVIQITEAPEPGLSLVKSVSDSEITQDNMTTFTLTVSNPGTSAISDVQVQDGLPAGLDFVEFLFGATNDCVHSLGVVTCTTPTIGPGESFIWEFRVRATGAGEITNTAQATSAEIPGPVTDSAVVTVKTVADVSVSKVMAAPTILENGAQIFTITVTNNGPQEARNVVATDELPVDPANGFPIFNDAVLTGDCSGQQLVRCNAGTLAPGQTKTFVIGASVNGSELFGDDPLLRAQAVEYTNTATVTSDTEDPAMTNNESSVTGAVIKLPGSGANTPGSESVSDPVNTFNGELHDRFEPDLHLNGPTPLSFVRYYGAFMDATGLVESGLGPNWSHSWAWRLVAGPDVGDDFVQVVSPEGRLFAFRDTSATGTGILTQVTALDAPMQLRVEGSSYLFADPRSGVVRTFDAEGRFTRLRTRSGHVVSLSWSGQELQAIDDGAGRVLEFNWAAGRMASVSGGTRTVSFTYDGNGWLSGVVHADGTMSTMEYAAGRSAPLMTALVGPDGHARFMQEFDERGRVTRQTDALGGVTSLSYTSENVTTVTNPAGEVEIYTYNENGSLGSVQDAFGTVEFGYDATGRRTSVTDRLGSETRIEYHTESGLPTRFINADGTAATAAYTPRMDEDDFMVYDLSSRTAPGGTQVDYVVDSNGNRVSKTSPTGQTRTFSHNAFGQVTSMSVPGKGTTTFTYDSSGLLTTTVGPDGKATTYTWDNDGRLTGFSNAAGETRSYAYDEMDRLIRTTFEDGTSRSYTWDAVGRLTSITNEAGRTSTLTYDDQDQLTSQTDYAGNTVVFTYDVVGRMTSRTDRTDRTTTWTYDAQGNILSETTPGGDVTMYSWNAEGILTGMNDPEGGSVSVTTDAMGRITGIQNSDGAETSMMLNARGLATQITGPDGTSAQLTHDAAGRTVSYSHPGGSASYSHNATGEPVSVTTPLGDAYSFTTDARGRVTSFTNPLGQTRSFAFDDAGRATEATMPDGTRIAYGYDARGRLVSLASGNAQHTYTYDVTGRLLTTEGLTLARDANGRITASNSLAVERDAEGRILRLTLPAGDVEYGYNANGRVANVTDWAGRVTTFEYDATGRMTRISRPNGVRTGHVYSNGGHLTELWHTRESNEVVAGVEVTRSAAGLPLEAEYQAMLAPELTPGSVSRTHNAAFQIEDFTFDAQGRRTADDLRSYDWDGLSRLARAGDILMDHDGMGMVTTVGAAGASGDAAWQWNYATAVPTATVQSKDAQHVAFYVYTPAGELLYRVDAATGAANFYLYDEQGNTRLVTNDDGDMVAAWAYGPFGEPLGTWGQTEGHPFTWRGQEGVMDLGDGLYYMRQRVYDSESAQFLSPDPVLTFDPLHLNPYQYAALNPTAFTDPLGQREKALQQLVGVLGILVTDLETLADEAAGGIKTPGLSKINEKLGSLTFGSFTGSKIGGAALKGGSLAPNASGLISAGLETYQSGNVARGLGVGAVDIALTANPYVAAIVIASDLTDAGLSLAGIPPPELGNIFRNAGRAAGGLVTDVVLSPISSDHDFGDSLAGVADSFDDQGGVTGVIFDTGAQIMIFFGNEDLGDYYEAKDAAAELDIEVKAQIDAQQRSMRRTVQKWLPGYKGL